The following are encoded together in the Bacillus sp. NP157 genome:
- the hemF gene encoding oxygen-dependent coproporphyrinogen oxidase: MRGLQDRICQALEQADGGATFVEDAWTRPAGGGGRTRVLRDGKLFEQAGVNFSRVAGSPLPPSATAHRPDLVGGSFIATGVSLVIHPRNPYIPTTHANVRYFEASRDGAEPVWWFGGGFDLTPYYPFDEDVRHWHGVARDLCAPYGEDVYDRYKKWCDEYFYLKHRGETRGVGGLFYDDMNEGGFDRCMDFTRDVGQGFLDAFLPIVERRKDTPYGERETEFQLYRRGRYVEFNLVYDRGTLFGLQSGGRTESILMSLPPRVRFEYAYTPAPESAEARLAEYLKPRDWLP, from the coding sequence CTGCGCGGGCTACAGGACCGCATCTGCCAGGCCCTCGAGCAGGCCGATGGCGGCGCGACCTTCGTGGAGGATGCGTGGACGCGGCCGGCTGGTGGTGGCGGACGCACGCGCGTACTACGCGATGGCAAGCTGTTCGAGCAGGCGGGGGTCAACTTTTCACGGGTGGCCGGCTCGCCGCTGCCGCCAAGCGCCACCGCGCATCGGCCTGACCTCGTCGGCGGCAGCTTCATCGCCACCGGCGTGTCGCTGGTGATCCATCCGCGCAACCCGTACATCCCCACCACGCACGCGAACGTGCGCTATTTCGAAGCGTCGCGCGATGGCGCGGAACCGGTCTGGTGGTTCGGCGGCGGCTTCGACCTCACGCCGTACTACCCCTTCGACGAAGACGTGCGGCACTGGCATGGCGTCGCGCGCGACCTGTGCGCCCCGTATGGCGAGGACGTCTACGATCGCTACAAGAAGTGGTGCGACGAGTACTTCTACCTGAAGCACCGTGGCGAGACGCGCGGCGTGGGTGGGCTGTTCTACGACGACATGAACGAAGGCGGTTTCGATCGCTGCATGGACTTCACCCGCGACGTGGGGCAGGGCTTCCTCGATGCCTTCCTGCCGATCGTCGAGCGGCGCAAGGACACCCCGTACGGCGAGCGCGAAACGGAATTCCAGCTGTATCGACGCGGGCGTTACGTCGAATTCAACCTGGTCTACGACCGCGGCACGCTGTTCGGCCTGCAGTCCGGCGGTCGCACCGAATCGATCCTGATGAGCCTGCCGCCGCGCGTGCGCTTCGAATATGCCTACACCCCGGCGCCCGAAAGCGCCGAGGCCCGCCTCGCCGAATACCTCAAACCCCGCGACTGGCTCCCGTAG
- a CDS encoding YdcF family protein has protein sequence MTGLPKSMHRGVWRYLGDRDILQAAAVTLLLLIASAGLLYVAHLVRVWHIARRSLPRIDARQTLLVFGRRLVRGEPEHDFIERLACAQANASDGLAERVLVLGGLSGGGEISEAEAGQRWLVAAGWPAGVPLLLEQQSVDSLENLRHAREILRRAGTLPTVGLVTNRYHLARCLYLARRLAFEATPVAAEPVFTLTPRYVKRMALEAGYLMWIDTGMRWAALTGNQRVLARIA, from the coding sequence ATGACCGGTTTGCCCAAATCCATGCACCGCGGCGTCTGGCGTTACCTCGGCGACCGCGACATCCTGCAGGCCGCCGCGGTCACGCTGCTGCTGCTCATCGCCAGCGCCGGGCTTCTCTACGTGGCCCACCTCGTTCGCGTCTGGCATATCGCACGGCGCAGCCTGCCCAGGATAGATGCCCGCCAGACCTTGCTGGTATTCGGGCGGCGCCTCGTCAGGGGCGAGCCGGAGCACGACTTCATCGAACGACTGGCCTGTGCACAGGCGAACGCGAGCGACGGCCTGGCCGAGCGCGTACTGGTGCTCGGTGGCCTCAGCGGCGGTGGCGAGATCAGCGAGGCGGAGGCCGGGCAACGCTGGCTGGTAGCAGCGGGCTGGCCCGCCGGCGTGCCGCTGCTGCTGGAACAACAGTCGGTCGACTCGCTGGAGAACCTGCGCCACGCTCGCGAGATCCTGCGTCGTGCCGGCACGCTGCCGACGGTCGGGCTAGTCACCAATCGTTATCACCTGGCGCGCTGCCTGTACCTCGCGCGTCGGCTGGCGTTCGAGGCGACGCCGGTGGCGGCCGAGCCGGTGTTCACGCTCACGCCGCGCTACGTCAAGCGCATGGCCCTGGAGGCCGGTTACCTCATGTGGATCGACACCGGCATGCGCTGGGCCGCGCTCACCGGCAACCAGCGGGTGCTGGCGCGGATCGCCTGA
- a CDS encoding beta-ketoacyl-[acyl-carrier-protein] synthase family protein yields the protein MPHPMPPLAISAFTATSALGRGLEAHARAIAASEGGLTPNAFSSEPLPCWIGRVSGVEDEPLEREHAQWECRNNRLAWLALRQDGFIDAVRSARERYGAARVAVLLGTSTASIGATEEGYRRLDHGVMPADLHRPAIHTPHSLAGFVASVFDLEGPCLTVATACSSSAKVFANAERMIRLGLVDAAIVGGVDSLCDSVLFGFNSLELVSAEPCRPFDADRAGISIGEAAGFALLERVTEGSATPLFIGYGEASDAHHMSTPHPEGLGAELALRDALERAGIEARDVDYINLHGTASQKNDEVEAALVARSFPQTTRASSTKGFTGHTLGAAGILEAVLTLLAMRDGVVPANLGATTPDPLCGPQMAWQAERGTLRIALSNSFGFGGNNACLAFARQGVPA from the coding sequence ATGCCTCATCCCATGCCTCCCCTAGCCATAAGCGCGTTCACGGCCACCTCGGCCCTGGGTCGCGGCCTCGAAGCCCACGCCCGCGCGATCGCTGCCTCCGAAGGCGGCCTGACGCCCAACGCGTTCTCCAGCGAACCGCTGCCGTGCTGGATCGGACGCGTGTCCGGCGTGGAAGACGAACCGCTCGAGCGCGAACACGCGCAGTGGGAATGCCGGAACAATCGGCTGGCGTGGCTGGCGTTGCGCCAGGACGGATTCATCGACGCCGTGCGCAGCGCGCGCGAACGCTATGGCGCCGCCCGCGTGGCGGTCCTGCTCGGCACGTCGACCGCCAGCATCGGCGCCACCGAAGAGGGTTACCGCCGGCTGGACCACGGTGTGATGCCGGCCGACCTGCATCGTCCGGCCATCCATACCCCGCACTCGCTGGCCGGCTTCGTCGCCAGCGTCTTCGACCTGGAAGGCCCCTGCCTCACCGTCGCCACCGCCTGTTCGTCCAGCGCGAAGGTGTTCGCCAACGCCGAGCGGATGATCCGCCTGGGCCTGGTCGATGCGGCGATCGTCGGTGGCGTGGATTCCCTCTGCGACAGCGTGCTGTTCGGCTTCAACTCGCTCGAGCTGGTCTCGGCCGAACCGTGCCGCCCGTTCGATGCGGATCGTGCCGGCATTTCCATCGGCGAAGCCGCCGGCTTCGCCCTGCTCGAACGGGTGACCGAAGGCAGTGCCACGCCGCTGTTCATCGGCTATGGCGAAGCCAGCGACGCCCACCACATGTCCACGCCCCATCCGGAAGGCCTCGGCGCCGAGCTTGCCCTGCGCGATGCGCTGGAACGCGCCGGCATCGAAGCGCGTGACGTCGACTACATCAACCTGCACGGCACGGCCAGCCAGAAGAACGACGAAGTGGAAGCCGCGCTGGTCGCGCGGAGCTTCCCGCAAACCACCCGCGCGAGTTCGACCAAGGGTTTCACCGGCCACACGCTGGGCGCCGCCGGGATCCTCGAAGCCGTGCTGACCCTGCTTGCGATGCGCGACGGCGTGGTCCCCGCGAATCTCGGTGCGACGACGCCCGATCCGCTATGTGGGCCGCAGATGGCCTGGCAGGCCGAGCGCGGCACGCTGCGCATCGCGTTGAGTAATTCCTTCGGCTTCGGCGGCAACAACGCCTGCCTGGCGTTCGCACGACAAGGGGTGCCGGCATGA
- a CDS encoding beta-ketoacyl synthase chain length factor, with amino-acid sequence MSAALTVWVKGIGAWAPGASTWQAFREIAAGDASPGAAERPVADVLPANERRRAPESVLLAAAAAGQAVSMSGLDAATLPCVFASAHGDQVITDYMCSTLATAPAELSPTKFHNSVHNAPAGYWTIATHCHAASSAVSGGEETFGAGLFEAASQAVADDRPVLLASYDIAGTGPIGGMTSTRGPFAVALVLSPHADGASIRLDISPEPGNSGHEPSGDAWLDDLATSNPSARAVPLLRALAAARPAALRVAAAQGLDLHIDLSIAP; translated from the coding sequence ATGAGCGCGGCGCTTACCGTGTGGGTCAAGGGCATCGGCGCTTGGGCGCCGGGCGCATCGACGTGGCAGGCTTTTCGCGAAATCGCTGCCGGTGACGCTTCGCCCGGTGCCGCCGAGCGACCGGTGGCCGACGTGCTGCCTGCGAACGAACGTCGCCGCGCACCGGAAAGCGTGCTGCTGGCTGCCGCGGCGGCCGGGCAAGCCGTGTCGATGAGTGGGCTGGATGCCGCCACCCTGCCCTGCGTGTTCGCATCGGCGCATGGCGACCAGGTCATCACGGACTACATGTGCTCGACGCTGGCCACCGCGCCGGCCGAACTCTCGCCGACCAAATTCCATAACTCGGTGCACAACGCGCCGGCCGGCTACTGGACCATCGCCACGCATTGCCACGCGGCATCGAGCGCGGTGTCCGGCGGCGAGGAAACCTTCGGCGCGGGCTTGTTCGAGGCGGCGTCCCAGGCCGTCGCCGACGACCGTCCGGTCTTGCTCGCCAGCTACGACATCGCCGGTACCGGCCCGATCGGCGGCATGACCAGCACGCGCGGGCCGTTCGCCGTGGCGCTCGTCCTCTCACCCCACGCCGACGGCGCGTCGATCCGCCTCGATATCTCGCCCGAGCCGGGCAACAGCGGCCACGAGCCCAGCGGCGATGCGTGGCTGGACGACCTGGCCACCAGCAACCCGTCCGCACGCGCGGTACCGCTGCTGCGCGCGCTCGCCGCGGCACGGCCCGCCGCCTTGCGCGTCGCGGCCGCACAAGGCCTGGACCTGCACATCGACCTGTCGATCGCGCCATGA
- a CDS encoding glycosyltransferase family 2 protein: MTHDGNRYCVLIPCLNEAQAIRTVVSGALQLGMPVIVVDDGSDDRTPEIVGELPVTLLRHAGRRGKGEALRTGFREAMRQGYDGVFTMDGDGQHLAGDIPAMLDAVTTYPGAIVIGARLLEREQQPPGRRRANAVADWGISWACGRPIADTQSGQRFYPRAALELVDLPAENFVFEAAVLITACRERGIGVVSVPIASRYQGDFRISHFSPVRDVTRITTYTIGRLLHYGHIVDSYRRSRATPTIIGEQPMGTTATH; the protein is encoded by the coding sequence ATGACCCACGACGGCAACCGCTACTGCGTCCTCATCCCCTGCCTCAACGAGGCGCAGGCGATCAGGACCGTGGTCAGTGGCGCGTTGCAACTCGGCATGCCCGTGATCGTCGTCGACGACGGCTCGGACGACCGCACGCCGGAGATCGTCGGCGAGCTTCCCGTCACCCTGCTGCGCCACGCCGGGCGTCGCGGCAAGGGCGAGGCGTTGCGCACCGGCTTCCGCGAAGCGATGCGGCAAGGCTACGACGGCGTATTCACCATGGATGGCGACGGACAGCACCTGGCCGGCGACATCCCCGCCATGCTCGATGCGGTGACGACCTATCCCGGCGCCATCGTGATCGGCGCGCGACTGCTCGAGCGTGAACAGCAACCGCCCGGCCGCCGGCGCGCGAATGCGGTGGCCGACTGGGGCATCTCCTGGGCCTGCGGCCGGCCGATCGCCGATACCCAGAGTGGCCAGCGCTTCTATCCGCGCGCCGCACTGGAACTGGTCGACCTGCCCGCGGAGAATTTCGTGTTCGAGGCCGCTGTGTTGATCACGGCCTGCCGCGAGCGCGGCATCGGCGTCGTCTCGGTGCCGATCGCATCGCGTTACCAGGGTGATTTCCGCATCAGCCACTTCAGCCCGGTGCGCGATGTCACCCGGATCACCACCTATACGATCGGACGCCTGCTGCACTACGGGCACATCGTCGACAGTTACCGGCGCTCGCGCGCCACGCCGACGATCATCGGCGAACAACCCATGGGCACGACCGCAACGCACTGA
- a CDS encoding tryptophan 7-halogenase, with translation MEGTKHTMHDAVILGGGLAGLTLAMQLKGEYPDMDIVVLERQARPLPEAAFKVGESTVEIAAHYLADTLGLRDHLEAEQIRKFGFRFFFSDGRDDLADVTELGVSAVLPTPSYQIDRGILENFLGDEARRRGIDFREGATVRGFDIGSGDDPHRVRFSHDGSDGELQSRWLLDASGRAGLVRRKLDLTRDNGHHANAVWFRIDERLAIDGWCDDAEWKDRCHPPERWRSTNHLVGPGYWVWLIPLSSGAHSVGIVADATMHPLESMKSFDLALEWLWKHQPVVARQVEARKDKLLDFAFFRHFSYGCSRMFSSDRWALTGEAGAFLDPFYSPGSDFIAITNTYITQLVGIDRRGEHLAPHARLFERLFFSFYDGTLRMYRGQYNLFGDPEVLPIKVIWDYAYYWGVLCQLVFQKRLADAPFIARMGPELLAGAELNTQMQAFFQRWHAVSEKRNRKMMLDQRDLTWFADMNRTLHDALDDETLATRLRDNVQMMRLLAAGIVERAAADQPSLLEGAEGLVDVEGVRTRLFARVA, from the coding sequence ATGGAAGGGACGAAGCACACGATGCATGACGCGGTGATCCTCGGCGGGGGCCTTGCCGGCCTGACCCTGGCCATGCAGTTGAAGGGGGAATACCCCGACATGGACATCGTGGTGCTCGAACGGCAGGCGCGCCCGCTGCCGGAAGCCGCCTTCAAGGTCGGCGAGTCGACGGTGGAGATCGCCGCGCACTATCTCGCCGATACGCTTGGCTTGCGTGACCACCTGGAAGCCGAGCAGATCCGCAAGTTCGGTTTCCGCTTCTTCTTCTCCGATGGCCGCGACGACCTGGCCGACGTCACCGAACTCGGTGTCAGTGCCGTGCTGCCGACACCGAGTTACCAGATCGATCGCGGAATCCTCGAAAACTTCCTCGGCGACGAGGCGCGCCGGCGCGGCATCGATTTCCGCGAAGGCGCCACCGTGCGTGGCTTCGACATCGGCAGCGGCGACGATCCCCATCGCGTGCGCTTCAGCCACGACGGCAGCGACGGCGAGTTGCAGTCGCGCTGGTTGCTCGACGCCAGTGGCCGTGCCGGGCTGGTGCGCCGCAAGCTCGACCTTACCCGTGACAACGGCCACCACGCGAACGCCGTGTGGTTCCGCATCGACGAGCGCCTCGCCATCGACGGCTGGTGTGACGACGCGGAGTGGAAAGATCGCTGCCACCCGCCGGAGCGCTGGCGTTCGACCAACCACCTGGTAGGCCCGGGTTATTGGGTCTGGCTGATCCCGTTGTCGTCGGGTGCGCACTCGGTCGGCATCGTCGCCGACGCGACCATGCATCCGCTCGAATCGATGAAGAGCTTCGACCTCGCGCTCGAGTGGCTGTGGAAGCACCAGCCGGTGGTCGCCCGCCAGGTGGAGGCACGCAAGGACAAGCTGCTCGACTTCGCCTTCTTCCGGCACTTTTCCTACGGTTGCTCGCGGATGTTCTCGTCGGATCGCTGGGCACTCACCGGCGAGGCAGGAGCGTTCCTCGACCCGTTCTATTCACCGGGCAGCGACTTCATCGCGATCACCAATACGTACATCACCCAGCTGGTCGGGATCGACCGTCGCGGCGAGCACCTGGCACCGCACGCGCGACTGTTCGAGCGCCTGTTCTTCTCCTTCTATGACGGCACGCTGCGCATGTACCGCGGGCAGTACAACCTGTTCGGCGATCCGGAAGTCCTGCCGATCAAGGTGATCTGGGATTACGCGTATTACTGGGGCGTGTTGTGCCAGCTAGTTTTCCAGAAACGCCTCGCCGATGCACCGTTCATCGCACGGATGGGCCCGGAGCTGCTTGCGGGCGCCGAGCTGAATACGCAGATGCAGGCATTCTTCCAGCGCTGGCACGCCGTATCGGAAAAGCGCAATCGCAAGATGATGCTCGACCAGCGTGACCTGACCTGGTTCGCCGACATGAACCGGACGCTGCACGACGCGCTGGACGACGAAACGCTGGCCACGCGCCTGCGCGACAACGTGCAGATGATGCGCCTGCTCGCCGCCGGCATCGTCGAGCGCGCGGCGGCCGACCAGCCGTCGCTGCTGGAGGGCGCGGAAGGCCTGGTCGACGTGGAAGGCGTGCGCACGCGGCTGTTCGCCCGCGTCGCCTGA
- a CDS encoding acyl carrier protein yields the protein MATQTEAQKELAELIVTSLNLETVKPAEIDPEAPLFGGDLGLDSIDALEIALAVSKRYGFQLKSDNPDNRTIFTSLRTLSEHIEQHRAAA from the coding sequence ATGGCAACGCAGACCGAAGCACAAAAAGAACTGGCAGAACTGATCGTCACCAGCCTGAACCTGGAGACGGTGAAGCCGGCCGAGATCGACCCGGAAGCCCCGCTGTTCGGCGGCGACCTGGGCCTGGATTCCATCGACGCGCTCGAGATCGCCCTTGCGGTGTCCAAGCGCTATGGCTTCCAGCTGAAGTCGGACAACCCCGACAACCGCACCATTTTCACCAGCCTGCGCACCCTGTCCGAGCACATCGAACAGCACCGCGCGGCCGCCTGA
- the glmU gene encoding bifunctional UDP-N-acetylglucosamine diphosphorylase/glucosamine-1-phosphate N-acetyltransferase GlmU, with product MSHPLHVLILAAGEGKRMKSASAKVLMPLAGRPLLTHVIDAARALGPAGVHVVYGHNGDQVRHAFASDASLGWIEQRERLGTGHAVRTALEALQAKGQLEGRVLVLYGDVPLIRSETLAAMVAGDEGLAMLATRLANPAGYGRVVLDANGKVRQIVEEKDASAAQRAIDIVNTGIVAGDAARLLAWTQRLGNDNAQGEYYLTDVFEMAAAEGTPAACVDCDPVEASGANDPWQLAGLEAMYRERMARELAVAGVRLADPSRIDVRGKVIAGRDVEIDVNVILEGDVQFGDDVRIGPFTRIRNAKLAAGTVVLAHCDLDGVVTHGPCTIGPFARLRPGTDLAEGVHIGNFVETKNAVIAAGSKANHLSYLGDTVIGSKVNIGAGTITCNYDGVNKSRTTIEDGVFVGSNSSLVAPVTLGKGATIGAGSVVTRDAPADKLTLARARQATLEGWHRPTKL from the coding sequence ATGTCCCACCCGTTGCACGTCCTGATCCTCGCCGCTGGCGAGGGCAAGCGGATGAAATCCGCCTCGGCCAAGGTCCTGATGCCGCTGGCCGGCCGCCCCCTGCTCACCCACGTGATCGATGCCGCGCGTGCCCTCGGGCCGGCCGGCGTGCACGTGGTCTACGGTCACAACGGCGACCAGGTCCGGCACGCCTTCGCCAGCGATGCGTCGCTGGGCTGGATCGAGCAGCGCGAGCGCCTCGGCACCGGCCACGCCGTGCGCACGGCACTCGAAGCGTTGCAGGCCAAGGGCCAGCTGGAGGGCCGCGTGCTCGTGCTGTACGGCGACGTGCCGCTTATCCGCAGCGAAACGCTGGCCGCCATGGTGGCTGGCGACGAAGGCCTGGCGATGCTCGCCACGCGCCTGGCCAACCCGGCCGGCTACGGCCGCGTCGTGCTCGACGCCAACGGCAAGGTTCGCCAGATCGTCGAGGAAAAGGACGCCAGCGCGGCACAACGCGCCATCGATATCGTCAACACCGGCATCGTCGCTGGCGACGCCGCGCGCCTGCTCGCCTGGACGCAACGGCTCGGCAACGACAACGCGCAGGGCGAGTACTACCTGACCGACGTCTTCGAGATGGCCGCGGCCGAAGGCACGCCGGCGGCATGCGTGGATTGCGACCCGGTCGAAGCCTCGGGCGCCAACGATCCGTGGCAGCTCGCTGGGCTTGAGGCCATGTACCGCGAGCGCATGGCGCGCGAGCTTGCCGTGGCGGGCGTCCGCCTTGCCGACCCGTCGCGCATCGACGTGCGCGGCAAGGTCATCGCCGGCCGCGACGTGGAGATCGACGTCAACGTGATCCTCGAAGGCGACGTGCAATTCGGCGACGACGTACGGATCGGGCCGTTCACCCGCATCCGCAACGCGAAGCTGGCCGCGGGCACGGTCGTGCTCGCCCATTGCGATCTCGACGGCGTGGTGACCCACGGTCCGTGCACCATCGGTCCGTTCGCTCGGCTACGCCCGGGCACCGACCTCGCCGAGGGCGTGCACATCGGCAACTTCGTGGAAACCAAGAACGCCGTGATCGCGGCGGGCTCCAAGGCCAATCACCTGAGCTATCTCGGCGACACCGTGATCGGCAGCAAGGTCAACATCGGCGCCGGCACCATCACCTGCAACTACGACGGCGTGAACAAGAGCCGCACCACCATCGAAGACGGCGTATTCGTCGGCTCGAACAGCTCGCTGGTGGCACCGGTAACGCTGGGCAAGGGCGCCACGATCGGCGCAGGCTCGGTGGTCACACGCGATGCCCCGGCCGACAAGCTCACGCTGGCTCGCGCCCGCCAGGCCACCCTCGAAGGCTGGCACCGCCCCACCAAATTGTAG
- a CDS encoding DUF748 domain-containing protein → MHVRYRRSLWILLALVVVLVALRIALPFIVLNQLNARLAHMGSYSGHIEDIDVHLWRSSYSLDNLRITKVDGKVPVPLFDAARTDISLSWGALSRGHLRGKVDFYQPVLNFVDGRGEGDTQTGKGVDWRAQLRAIVPTQIDELNVMNGTVTFHNFVSSPRVDLKMTDVNGTVTNLTNVQRVGGSRVAHMQATAHILGDAPLQTKAEFDPLEKAGDFSYELTVKNIQLVRANDLVRAYSGLDFAGGEGDFVMELQAKDRKLNGYAKPLFHGLKIFSWKQDVEQDKKGPLKLAYEAVAEGVAKVFKNQSKDQFATRVPISGTIDDKSTSMGEAIIGILRNAFVQAYKPNLEHLVPRPDDDKAAGKDG, encoded by the coding sequence ATGCACGTACGTTACCGACGCAGTCTCTGGATCCTCCTCGCCCTCGTGGTCGTCCTGGTGGCGCTGCGCATCGCGTTGCCCTTCATCGTTCTCAACCAGCTCAATGCGCGGCTGGCGCACATGGGCAGCTACTCGGGCCATATCGAAGACATCGATGTCCACCTGTGGCGCAGCTCGTACTCGCTCGACAACCTGCGCATCACCAAGGTTGACGGCAAGGTGCCGGTGCCCCTGTTCGACGCGGCGCGCACCGACATCTCGCTGAGCTGGGGCGCGCTGAGCCGCGGCCACCTGCGTGGCAAGGTCGATTTCTACCAACCGGTGCTGAACTTCGTCGATGGCCGCGGCGAGGGCGATACGCAGACCGGCAAAGGCGTCGACTGGCGCGCACAGCTGCGCGCGATCGTGCCGACCCAGATCGATGAGCTGAACGTCATGAACGGCACGGTCACCTTCCACAACTTCGTGTCCAGCCCAAGGGTGGACCTGAAGATGACCGACGTGAACGGCACGGTGACCAACCTCACCAACGTGCAGCGCGTCGGCGGCTCGCGCGTGGCGCACATGCAGGCCACCGCGCATATCCTCGGCGATGCACCGCTGCAGACGAAGGCCGAGTTTGACCCGCTCGAGAAGGCCGGTGATTTCAGCTACGAGCTCACCGTGAAGAACATCCAACTGGTCCGTGCGAACGACCTCGTCCGTGCCTATTCCGGCCTGGATTTCGCCGGTGGCGAAGGCGACTTCGTGATGGAGTTGCAGGCCAAGGATCGCAAGCTCAACGGTTACGCCAAGCCGCTGTTCCATGGCTTGAAGATCTTCAGCTGGAAGCAGGACGTCGAGCAGGACAAGAAGGGTCCGCTGAAGCTGGCTTACGAGGCCGTCGCCGAAGGCGTGGCGAAGGTGTTCAAGAACCAGTCGAAGGACCAGTTCGCGACGCGCGTGCCCATCTCCGGCACGATCGACGACAAGAGCACCTCGATGGGCGAGGCGATCATCGGCATCCTGCGCAACGCGTTCGTGCAGGCCTACAAGCCCAATCTCGAGCACCTCGTGCCGCGGCCGGACGACGACAAGGCGGCTGGCAAGGACGGTTAG
- a CDS encoding F0F1 ATP synthase subunit epsilon, protein MPHTIRVDIVSAEAEIFSGEATLVVATGELGELGIAPRHAPLITRLKPGHVDVVGTNGDRQQFYVSGGILEVQPQVVTILADTAARAADLDEAAALKAKEEAEAALANRGEQLDVAEAQAKLAEALAQLQALERMRKTLKH, encoded by the coding sequence ATGCCCCACACCATCCGCGTCGACATCGTCAGCGCCGAAGCCGAGATCTTCTCCGGCGAAGCCACGCTCGTGGTCGCCACCGGTGAGCTTGGCGAGCTGGGCATCGCGCCGCGTCATGCTCCGCTGATCACTCGCCTGAAGCCGGGCCATGTGGACGTCGTTGGCACCAACGGCGACCGCCAGCAGTTCTACGTCTCGGGCGGCATCCTCGAAGTGCAGCCGCAGGTCGTCACGATCCTCGCCGACACGGCCGCCCGCGCGGCCGACCTGGACGAGGCCGCGGCCCTGAAGGCGAAGGAAGAAGCCGAGGCCGCACTGGCCAACCGTGGCGAGCAGCTCGACGTGGCGGAGGCCCAGGCCAAGCTGGCCGAGGCCCTGGCCCAGCTGCAGGCGCTCGAGCGCATGCGCAAGACGCTGAAGCACTAA
- the atpD gene encoding F0F1 ATP synthase subunit beta, which produces MSQGKVVQIIGAVVDVEFPRDQVPEIYDALKIDGTEITLEVQQQLGDGIVRTIALGSTDGLRRNLIARNTGEGIKVPVGSATLGRIMDVLGNPIDEAGPIGEKEQWVIHREAPSYDEQAAANELLETGIKVIDLMCPFAKGGKVGLFGGAGVGKTVNMMELINNIAKAHSGLSVFAGVGERTREGNDFYHEMKDSNVLDKVAMVYGQMNEPPGNRLRVALTGLTMAEYFRDEKDESGKGKDVLLFVDNIYRYTLAGTEVSALLGRMPSAVGYQPTLAEEMGVLQERITSTKTGSITSIQAVYVPADDLTDPSPATTFAHLDATVTLSRDIASLGIYPAVDPLASSSRQLDASVIGQEHYDIARRVQGTLQRYKELKDIIAILGMDELSPEDKASVSRARKIERFFSQPFHVAEVFTGSPGKYVPLKETIRGFKMILDGDLDHLPEQAFYMVGSIDEAIKKGEDMGAKKAA; this is translated from the coding sequence ATGAGCCAGGGCAAAGTTGTTCAGATCATCGGCGCGGTCGTCGACGTCGAATTCCCGCGCGACCAGGTGCCAGAGATTTACGACGCACTGAAGATCGACGGCACCGAGATCACCCTCGAAGTGCAGCAGCAGCTCGGTGACGGCATCGTGCGCACCATCGCGCTCGGCTCGACCGACGGCCTGCGCCGCAACCTGATCGCCCGCAACACCGGCGAAGGCATCAAGGTGCCGGTCGGTTCGGCCACGCTCGGCCGCATCATGGACGTGCTCGGCAACCCGATCGACGAAGCCGGCCCGATCGGCGAGAAGGAACAGTGGGTCATCCACCGCGAAGCCCCGTCGTACGACGAGCAGGCTGCCGCGAACGAACTGCTGGAAACCGGCATCAAGGTCATCGACCTGATGTGCCCGTTCGCCAAGGGCGGCAAGGTCGGCCTGTTCGGCGGCGCCGGCGTCGGCAAGACGGTCAACATGATGGAGCTCATCAACAACATCGCCAAGGCGCACTCGGGTCTTTCCGTGTTCGCAGGCGTCGGTGAGCGCACCCGCGAAGGCAACGACTTCTATCACGAGATGAAGGACTCCAACGTCCTCGATAAGGTCGCGATGGTCTACGGCCAGATGAACGAGCCGCCGGGCAACCGCCTGCGCGTCGCGCTGACCGGCCTGACCATGGCCGAATACTTCCGCGACGAGAAGGACGAGTCGGGCAAGGGCAAGGACGTGCTGCTCTTCGTCGACAACATCTACCGCTACACGCTGGCCGGTACCGAAGTGTCCGCACTGCTCGGCCGCATGCCGTCGGCCGTGGGCTACCAGCCGACGCTGGCCGAGGAAATGGGCGTCCTGCAGGAACGCATCACCTCGACCAAGACCGGTTCGATCACCTCGATCCAGGCCGTGTACGTGCCCGCGGATGACCTTACCGATCCGTCGCCGGCCACCACCTTCGCGCATCTCGACGCCACCGTGACCCTGAGCCGCGACATCGCCTCGCTGGGTATCTACCCGGCCGTGGACCCGCTGGCTTCCAGCAGCCGCCAGCTCGACGCGTCGGTGATCGGCCAGGAACACTACGACATCGCCCGTCGCGTGCAGGGCACCCTGCAGCGCTACAAGGAGCTGAAGGACATCATCGCCATCCTCGGCATGGACGAGCTGTCCCCGGAAGACAAGGCTTCGGTGTCGCGCGCCCGCAAGATCGAGCGCTTCTTCTCGCAGCCGTTCCACGTCGCCGAAGTGTTCACCGGCTCGCCGGGCAAGTACGTCCCGCTGAAGGAAACCATCCGCGGCTTCAAGATGATCCTCGATGGCGACCTCGACCACCTGCCGGAGCAGGCGTTCTACATGGTCGGCAGCATCGACGAAGCCATCAAGAAGGGCGAGGACATGGGTGCGAAGAAGGCCGCCTAA